The sequence ttagtgTTACGGTTATCAGATTGTGACATTCCTATTTTTGAATctctttagtttattaaatgtgtgttcatctctttgcttctttgtctttagTGATTGATTTGTGAAGTGCTGCCAGTGGTTGTGTGAAGCGTATTGAAAAGGGGAAATCTGTTAGCTTAAAACGGGAGTTGCTTCTTGCGACTTCAAAGTCGGACACAATATATATTGCCCCATCACGTAGCGAGTTTTCGAATTTTGAAAGGTGGGTCACATTGATCGACCCTTGGATGACACAACTCTAGAGAAAAACTTCAAATTAGATAGAGttgtaaaaaatgaataaatgaaaAGTCTAGTTAAGATGGAAACAACCTTCTCATCAATGAGTAGGAAGTCGACGCCCATGAGTTGGCCTCCTTTTTCGACATTGTGATCAGGCCAGTGACGAAGCATTCTTCCGACGATTTGTTGGTGAAGGCATCCAACTTTGAGATTTTTGAATGAAACGGCCGGGGAATCCATGTTAGGGAGGAGAAATTAAAGAgacgaagaaaaatatatgaagcaTGAAATTGGAGGAGAAGACATTATATAGGACTTACACCAATTAAAGATAGAGTAGTGGGTCTTGAATTGAAAGAGCGAGCATTGAACGGGATGAATTACATTAATAGAGAAAAATGTTACAAtggagatggaagagagagaagacagCGAAAGGGTGTAGAGGAATGGAGAACATTTATTTCAAAGATAACCATTAGGCGAACCGAGATGAAAGAATGAGAAGGGCAGGGACGCTTCAGGTCCACAACAGACGACAGTGCTGTGGAGTATCGTGGAAAGAGGTTTTATTCCGCGGGCCAAAAAAACATGGCTTAGTGGATAATGTCGCAAAATTGGGGAAATGAATTGGGCTTTTACAGAAATGtgatagaaataaataataactgcTTAGTGGGTAATGTCAAAAATATGGGTTTATTTCGAAAATATTGACTTATTAAAAAGAGGGGTATGCTGAGGTGGCAGCATCATGAGTTAGGAAACcgcactttatatatatagatattgaaatactccgcgctacgcgcgggatttgtgttattttttttaaatgaaatatattttaagggGTGAatggatattatatatatatgatacaattACACCATATAATTAACATAGTAATTTATATGGGACATAATTATGgcctcctttttgttttctatttaaaccaaattaatttatctattaaaCAATTTAAACCCAACAGAATAATTATATGACTATTGTTTGctatcatttatttttgtgtaaGTAGTTTTCTACAATCTTTATTTCCTTTCCAAATTTATTGCTGCTTCTAATGcaaactaattatattttcaatactTTTGGCATcacattcttttattttataattaaatattttttggggtgcattttcattgtttttagaatatttttcatcaggttttagaaataaaaattgtaaaccatatcttataattatgtttatggaTAGTATCCAACAgaatgaaaatattgatttttttcatgtttatttttgtaatacaaaccatattttcaatatactaatatttttttttgcctacaATATGAAGTGCATTTGTTAACTTGtaagataaaaatattagaacatTACCATGTTTACAACACTAAGGAACTGGTATGGAacttcatttatatttgttttctttagttaagAAGttgttatttacatatatttattaattatgttgataagaattatttagatttttatagttaaaatatgataaatttgTGTTGCGTCGGTACGATCGTATGGTTGCATGATGTATTTGCTTTATCGCTTTCATGTTAATCTTTCAGATTCTTGGCCATAGAGTATaattcatgtatttttataGATAATCTCCAGGCTATAGAGTATTCTCTGttctttattttactttattgaCAACTTAAGAATGCAGAAATTGTGCCTGCATTACCAGAGAACTAACTtttaatataagatgtttttacttgctttcttcttaatctaaccaaataaaaactaatgtAAACCTGCAAATCTGTTATTACCTTCACGTTTCATGTGCGTTTTCTGAGTATGTATTAACCCATTGACAACAAAGTCTCGTGTAGTTGATTAAAGGCTTTGAAATCTTGTTATCCCCTGAAGCAGCATATGTTACATGCATAAGAAAATGGTCTAACTAAACTTTTTTTCGCGAGAAAGACTTTGGAACTGCTATGTTTTTAGCTTGtattaagtttcaaaaataaaaataaagtgtgctcttttaaacatatatatattcagagtTCAGACGAAACGAACCATGAAACCAAAGCTAATTACGTTATGGCTATTGTCATCTTCTGTGTGCATCTAGAGTAAAGAcgtctctcaagtctcaactacCAGTTGATTGATAACCTTTAACGTGGAACAGTgttagaagaaaaatgaaacgtTAACcgtttcagaaaataaaagcaGACAAATAATAGGATCATGATAAATCACCTAAACTGATTAAAATAAGCAAGTGTGGCTGATTGAACCAATAAACTCTCGTTGAAATTGTTTGTCCCGTATTGGTAAACTAAGTCTTTGAACCTTGCTTTCAGTTGAGGCTTGAGGGCTTTGAGCTTTAGTGCTACTGAGAAAGTTCTATATAtcattatagaaaatatatgacgacactttttgtttttatctttatacTTATTCTCATGCAATTAGACGAAGTCAGTGAGAATTATGGTGTATGACTTAGATTTATGCAATAGCAAGAAAGATccctaatttaaaaaaaaaaaagatcttaccACGAACTCTTGTGTGCTTGAGAATTTGGCGTCAAAGAGCTAGCTATCATCGACAATGGTCTGAGTGTGTGAGTTTGAACATCATCATAtcatccaaaaaccaaaacttctcCGACACCTAAGAGAGACACTGAAATCTAGAAAACATGAATTAAGATTGTTGATCAACCTCCAACCCAATGCTTCTCCATGAGCTAGAGAGACAACAAAACAGTAAACATGAGAAAACAGGACGTGAATTTAAAAAGCTCATAAACTGAAgaggaagcaagaagaagaaaggccaTATCTTCTTACATGTGGTCTTCTNACATGTGGTCTTCCAGCGTAGAAAAATTGCACGTAGAAGTTATAACTAAAGGTGAGATTAGTGAAGTCGTAATTATCTGGTGGGATTTAAATTGAGAAACCAGGAAGCCACAGGAGATGAGAGAAGCTTGAAACGGAGATCATGGCCATGTGGGGAGACAATGGGTTTTGAGGCTAACGTTTCATATGCTTAGcggatttatttttttttttttttttttgcaagatgTCGTTTGGTTAATTTCTAGCTGTTAATTGTTGCATTAAGAAAGAGTTAGATGATGTGGCATGCTctaagatgaatttggagtttgcTGAGGTGGCTGcacaagaagagaggaaaaggtaactttatatatatagatagatactcCTTTATTTTCAGCTAGCTAGCTAAATGCTTAAAGAGAGCTTCCAAGTTCCACGTATAAAGTCCAAAGAAGCATATCGGAATAAAAGTTGGAACTTGGAATAGCCAATTGAGTAATCAGATAACTGGTTATAATAATGGTTATAATGATTGaagatgacaaaaagaaaactgtAAAAATACATAGAGATTAAAGTACTTCGTAAATGGACAAACTTAATCAACATGATTGCCTCGTGGTGTAGCCTGCTTGATTTGCACTGAGCTTGGAACATAAGGGCACACAATTACTGAACAaccatatttgtatatatattctccaAGATCcactttttttaaaacatccaTCCTCTCCGATGATATAAGCTACGCAGTGCATCCCCTTGATGATCTCTTGGTCTCTATCAAAAACTACAACGACTTTTTTCcctttgtcaacaaaaaaactcCCATGTTCAAACGGGAAAGTAAGACGTGTTTTCAGGTTCACAGCTACGAACAACTTGCTCCACGACGCCGCTTCGGGCTCAATCTTATTACTAATCCATATCTCCATCTCTAATGTATCGGATCGCTGACATAACACTGCAAGCTGCTCTTCTCTTACACTAGATAGAGACACACTATCGTCTTGGCGATAGTCAAACGGTAAATCTAGTGgcggtccaaatctctctgttgtgaaatcaaaacagagtaaaaagaACTTTGGGCTGTCTCTTACTCTTACTCGTCCTTCCACTCTTAGTCTGTACATGTTTTGGAGTAACTTACACCTGTCTGTTGCTCTTCCTACGAATCTTCCTCCTTCGCCGAATGGTTTCCTTCGAGATAAAGAGCAAGATGGCCTTTGCATAAACCAGTTAGTACTCCTTTTAACAAGCCAGTAAGTATTTCCGTTGAGAGACACGTCACGTGTATAAAACTGCAAGTCCCTATCGGGAGTgagataaatattaatatccTTCCATGAATCAGCGTTAAAATTGTAGATTTGATACTTACGACGTCGTTCCTCCATGAGTCCGATATTATCTTGAAAAATCGAGATCATTTCCATAGATCTCAAGATTTTGTGGCAACGACGcgagttcatcttcttcttctcgtatCCCAGAGCGTACGAGTCCATGTAGTATTCGTGATCAATAGGTTCGATCCACCTTGTTTGCCCACGATAAGGGTTCAAAACCATAAGcctcgaatttttttttccggtgGTGCATAACAACAAGCCACTGCAGTGGGAGAtgctatatatatcatcaactcCATCTCCATCGTTTAGGCTAATTAATTTACCTTTTCGATTTATAAATGTTTCAACGTCGTCATCATTGTCAAGTCCACGGAGATTAAAACTCATTAGGTCAACACTAGCATTGCCataaactctctcttcttcgttgCTGCTCTTGATTTACGGATGTGCTTCTTTGTAAAGCTCCGACTATGTTTGAACAAACCATTCCAGTTTTTGCAAGTAGTTCGCACTGCTCTAAGAGATGTCAATGGAACCCTAGAGATCACTTCCTCTAGTAAATCTGGCGGAAGATCGGACATCGCCGTTGTTGAATCCTTCATCTCCAAGTTAGGTCAAAGCTTCGAAAACTCTGTTCGTATCTTCCGGCTACAAATAAGCGAATACGTCTGGCAGCAGTCCAAGACTTGAAGGCATAGAAACCTAATGGGTCAATAGTGGACTTCAGAATCTTAGTGGGCTTCTTAATCAAGTAATGGACTTCGTCGacatcaacagcaacaacaacatgtGGATGGATGAGAGAGTTTTGTTTAACcaatttaaattatgttttacgTTACATAATGGGGAATTGTTCAGCTCGATGATATATGCAAAGACATTTCTAAGAACACCTCCCATACCCTAATACCCATAGTATGATAGTAGCAAAATCAGCCTGATCAGCTTGTGGAGAAAGAATAGCTAGTAACGGAAAACCCAAGAATGAtgattaaatttctatattactattgTGATTCATTCTACGTTTACTACAATTAAAGCATCCaacacaaatgaaaaaaatataagatagcTATATAGCTTGAGGATATCTTTCTCGGCTTTGTAGTAATGTTAATGCAACATCTAAATTCTGATGTAtgcatataaactgcttttaaataaaagttatttttattatcatacacaaaagtcaaatccaaaaactcactatataatctaTCTAACTCTCGGAAAAAACTTTAGGTATTTtcgttaaatttttatatttaaaattaaatgaaagtttaaattatatatatcgttccaaaaatattttgttaaatcaagaattggaggaatttctttgcttttaaaagaataaatgctagagaataatttagaaagctgtaaaaactgttgaaattgaaattttatattattctgtctaatggcaaaaaaaatgaaaacaatttaaacagaaaaacatatatagattttaaaagatacaaatatttgaataaacacaactctataaTGAAAAATTGCAACTTAAAAAAtaaaccgttacaatgaacaatcgcaactttttgtgAAACACACAATTgaaattttctacagattttttaaaaaaatatatccaaaaGTTACGATGAAAAAatacaacttttggtggcatttatttagtttgctattatatttagattttgttcAGGTGAAACAGAGCAATTGCATCATGGATAACAATACCCTTTTCTTTTCAGCTAGCTAGCCAAATGCTTAAAGGAGCTTCCAAGTATAAAGTCCAAAGAAGCATATTGGAATAAAAGTTGCCACTTGGAATAGCCAATTGAGAAATACTgcttatttataataattgttgACTTTAGAATTAATCATTAATGATTGaagatgataaaaagaaaactgtAAAGTTACGtctcttatatattaaaagctGATGTGTTGTCGGGAAAGAACTTCATCccctaatttattatttatctttaatatttcataatattaaataaaactgtcactgctatttttttttgtcaactaccactgctattcaatttatttatatacaaaatattttatttttataaattcaaaatttggtaaattttattcaaaacttgataaatattatccccacatatttttgaaattaaattaattgcactatgtattgtaatataataatataaatatactatgagatgtaaaaaatatatatttaaaatcatatgttcagaaatataaataatgttacctttctaataatttataagctctaatggtgaaagaatcaaagatcatttgaaactggCTAGACGtttattcttttgctaaaaacaatacatatatttgcccaaaaaaaacgTACGATCACCAGTTGAaatgacatgaatatatatatatatatatatatatatatatttggataactatgtagttaaacattatatataaatatgtaattatagTGGTTTTTTACAGAAgtcttaaaatttagaaaatccagtccaataaaaatgaaaacaagtaataatatatactaatagATGAGACACATTTAGTTATTTAGCctcattttgatttattatttacagcTATACGTGAttgtgtttttaacaaaaaaataaacaaatgtgttattcttaaaaaactttatcacataactttattaatataaataagtttaagctttaaatatattttagatattaaaaatgatttattgaaatgcatGTGGATTACTCGCAGATCTCACGAATTCAAACAGAACAGATGCAAATAAATTTTGcagctcaaaatatttaaacccgtTGCGGGATGGCTTAGCGGACGGGGTCTGACCgggttaacaattttatttaaattatttggttcatgaaattttagtcttcttttgtggtttttatctgatttgatagttcaagattttgataaaaatttaacCGATTAATTTGGTTTATATTAGATCGAGATCCGCCatcatattaatttaaaatttatggtgaaacgaTTACTAATTTCAACTTTCATAAACTTGATGaatttaaactaatataaatttgtattataaacgatatactaaataaacatatttacaaatgtaatatcTCCAACAAAAATTTCGCCCCGTGCGAATTATTACCTAGTAGAAATTAAACTTCGTAAATGGACTAACTTAATCAACATGATTGCCTCGTGGTGTAGCCTGCTTGATTTGCACTGAGCTTGGAACATAAGGGCACACAATTACTGGGCAaccatatttgtatatatattctccaagatccactttttaaaaatatccatcCTCTCCGATGATATAAGCTACGCAGTGCATCTCTAAGTCTCTATCAAAAACTACAATGACTTTTTTCcctttgtcaacaaaaaaactcCCATGTTCAAACGGGAAAGTAAGACGTGTTTTCAGGTTCACCGCTACGAACAACTTGCTCCACGACGCCGCCTCGGGCTCAATCTTATTACTAATCCATATCTCCATCTCTAATGTATCGTATCGCTGACATAACACTGCAAGCTGCTTTTCTCTTACACTAGATAGAGGCACACTATCTTCTTGGCGATAGTGAAACGGTAGATCTAGAGGCGGTCCAAATCTCTCCCTagtgaaatcaaaacagagtaaaaagaACTTTGGGGTTTCTCTTACTCGTTCTTCCATTATAAGTCGGTTTTGTAAAAACAAGTCAGAGTTGTCTCTTACTCGTCCTCGGAATGGTTCCCTTCGAGATAAATTGCAATGTGGCCTTCTCATAAACCAATTAGTATCCCTTCGAACAAGCCAGTAAGTATTTCCCTTGAGAGACACGTCACGTGTATAAAACCGCAAGTGCCTGTTGGGAGTCAGATGAATATCCTTCCATGAATCAGAGTTAAAACTGTAGATTTGATACTTACGACGTCGTACCTCAATGAGTCCGATACCATCTTTCAAAATCCAGGTCCATTCCATAGATCTCAAGATTTTGTGGCAACGACGCGagttcatattcttcttctcgTATCCCAGAGCGTACGAGTCCATGTAGCATTCGTGATCAATGGGTTCGATCCACCTTGTTTGCCCACGATAAGGGTTCAAAACCATAAGCCTCGAATTGTTTCGTCCGGCGGTGCATAACAACAAGCCACTGCAGTGGGAGGCGCTATATACATCATCAACTCCATCTCCATCGTTTAGGTTAATGAATTTACCTTTTCGATTTATAAATGTTTCAACGTTGTCATCATTGTCAAGTCCACGGAGATTGACACTCATTAGATCAACACTAGCATTGATCCTCATGATTGCCataaactctctcttcttcgttgCTGCTCTTGATTTACGGATGTGCTTCTTTGTAAAGCTCCGACGATGTTTGAATAAACCATTCCAGTTTTTGCAAGTAGTTCGCACTGCTCTAAGAGATGTTAACGGAACCTTAGGGATCACTTCCTCTACCAAATCTAGTGGAAGATCGGACAGCGCCGTTGTTGAATCCTTCATCTCCAAGTTAGGTCAAAACTCTTTTCGTACCTTCCGACTATACAAATAGTGAACACGTCTGGCGGCAGTTTGAAGACATAGAAACCTGAGTATAAGAATAGAAACTTggctttttttataaataaagaataactctctttatttgtttagaaaatatctctctcaaaactaaacaccaaAACCCCATAccttttttttatcacaactcAATCAATGTATTTTTATAGAACTAGAGTTCCCATTACTAATCCTATAATGAATAGAAAACTTTCTCTTCCTATTCCTATTACAATTAGACAATTTCCATTAGCCTATCCTCTCATTAACCGACTTGTTAATGATATCTTGGACCTTAAGCTTCAAAGCTTATCCAACATTGAGATGGGCTAGTAATGGGCTTGTTAATCTTGAGGGCATAGTAGTGTGTGACCAAgacatttcaatttttattaatctagCGATCAACTTTATAAGCATCAAACAGCAAAAACATTGATAACCATTGTGGAATTGTTCATCTCGATTGATGATATATGCAACTTTTATGTTTGGGGTGAGCGTTCTAATTATTCCAACAATGTTTATGCAAATGCATTCCCAAGAACATCAGCCTATAGTATATAGTAGTAGCAAAGTCAGCTTGATGAGCTGTGAAACTGCATACTCGCTGGGTTTAAAAATCAACATCACCAAAGTTTGAGCGAATCACTTAGTAATAATTGTGTATGATATTATAATATAAGAGAAGTAACGccacaacaaaattatatatgttttacatttGAGCCATATATGTTGATTTAAGGAGACGAGTCATATtattagggggtgtattcaacttaacattttatgtgatttgtaaaagttacgaatcctttgttattcactcatggattttaaaaagtctcatgaaatccattgttattgaactgatgatttaaaaatctattttaaaaaccattgttattcaaaacagtttgtggatttggattttaataagttttaggattctagaggatttgagaggatttgtttagttaaaaatacagaagtccaaatctcatggttttaggtggaatttgaaagaattttactataaatcatatcaactttcctaaaatctatcaaaattccaaatttcctaaatcccataaaatcctccaaattattgtttcaatacacTCCCCATTAGTTCCACTAAGCCTCAGTTCCTTGAGATGGTATGAAaacatttttcttgtttttcacaTGACAGAGAGAGCAACTACATCATGCATAAGTGCATAACAATACTCCTTTCTCTTCAACTGATTAGCAAAATGCTTAAAGAGAGCTTCCAAGGAAATAGTCCACAAGAAGCATTGGACtgtttcaaatttataatatgaaagttGGCCAACTCTCTCCATCATTCTGCCACATCAGTAATGGAGAGAGTGCCACATGTCCATGACTAAAATCAACCAACAAGACCGTGAATAAAGCAGATAAGGGCATGCCCATTAGTCATCCTCAAATTAGTGTc comes from Camelina sativa cultivar DH55 chromosome 19, Cs, whole genome shotgun sequence and encodes:
- the LOC104767560 gene encoding F-box/kelch-repeat protein At3g16740-like gives rise to the protein MDSYALGYEKKKMNSRRCHKILRSMEMISIFQDNIGLMEERRRKYQIYNFNADSWKDINIYLTPDRDLQFYTRDVSLNGNTYWLVKRSTNWFMQRPSCSLSRRKPFGEGGRFVGRATDRCKLLQNMYRLRVEGRVRVRDSPKFFLLCFDFTTERFGPPLDLPFDYRQDDSVSLSSVREEQLAVLCQRSDTLEMEIWISNKIEPEAASWSKLFVAVNLKTRLTFPFEHGSFFVDKGKKVVVVFDRDQEIIKGMHCVAYIIGEDGLQIKQATPRGNHVD
- the LOC104767561 gene encoding F-box/kelch-repeat protein At3g16740-like is translated as MDSYALGYEKKNMNSRRCHKILRSMEWTWILKDGIGLIEVRRRKYQIYSFNSDSWKDIHLTPNRHLRFYTRDVSLKGNTYWLVRRDTNWFMRRPHCNLSRREPFRGRVRDNSDLFLQNRLIMEERVRETPKFFLLCFDFTRERFGPPLDLPFHYRQEDSVPLSSVREKQLAVLCQRYDTLEMEIWISNKIEPEAASWSKLFVAVNLKTRLTFPFEHGSFFVDKGKKVIVVFDRDLEMHCVAYIIGEDGYF